The following are encoded together in the Adhaeribacter arboris genome:
- a CDS encoding VOC family protein, with protein MLSFAQVRIARPTDQLAKLIQFYTEGLGLEKLSSFANHAGYDGVMLGLPGREYHLEFTQHVAGSPCPAPTKDNLLVFYIPDQVVLNAAVSRLQNLGYFPVPPENPYWQDKGLTFEDPDGWRVVLFAGTWE; from the coding sequence ATGCTTTCTTTCGCCCAAGTCCGGATTGCCCGTCCAACCGATCAATTAGCCAAATTAATTCAATTTTATACCGAAGGTTTAGGCTTAGAAAAGCTAAGTTCTTTTGCTAATCACGCGGGCTATGATGGTGTTATGTTGGGTTTGCCGGGGCGGGAGTATCACCTGGAATTTACGCAACACGTAGCCGGTAGTCCTTGTCCGGCGCCCACCAAGGATAATCTACTGGTTTTTTACATTCCGGACCAAGTTGTTCTAAATGCGGCAGTGAGCCGCTTGCAAAATCTGGGGTACTTTCCGGTTCCGCCCGAAAATCCTTACTGGCAGGATAAAGGCCTTACTTTTGAAGATCCGGATGGCTGGCGGGTGGTACTGTTTGCCGGTACTTGGGAGTAA
- a CDS encoding phospholipase D-like domain-containing protein: protein MVNFSSLFRKPEKVVQQVYFSPGTDCLNAILEQIETARTSLKICVFTISDDRITQAILQAHRSHVAVKIITDNEKLFDMGSDIKQLAQAGIPIRVDNTANHMHHKFAIVDNGLVLTGSYNWTRSAAKYNHENLVITSAKSIVTDFGYEFDRLWEIMVPL, encoded by the coding sequence ATGGTAAATTTTTCGTCGCTTTTCCGGAAACCCGAAAAAGTAGTTCAGCAGGTATATTTTAGTCCGGGTACCGATTGCCTGAACGCCATTCTGGAGCAGATTGAAACGGCGCGTACTTCTCTTAAAATATGCGTTTTCACCATCAGCGACGATCGGATAACCCAGGCAATCTTACAAGCTCATCGCAGCCACGTTGCCGTTAAAATTATAACCGATAACGAAAAGTTGTTTGATATGGGCTCTGATATTAAACAATTGGCGCAGGCGGGAATTCCCATCCGGGTAGATAATACGGCTAACCACATGCACCACAAATTTGCGATCGTGGATAATGGGCTAGTTTTAACCGGTTCGTATAACTGGACCCGCAGCGCCGCCAAGTATAATCACGAAAATCTGGTTATAACTTCTGCCAAAAGTATTGTAACGGATTTCGGTTACGAGTTCGACCGCTTATGGGAAATTATGGTACCTCTTTAA